A window of Patagioenas fasciata isolate bPatFas1 chromosome 5, bPatFas1.hap1, whole genome shotgun sequence contains these coding sequences:
- the TUNAR gene encoding protein TUNAR isoform X2 produces the protein MKSPLIPVGVTSMVILKGTIKKLATKMVITSGNEEDKGSQEKESKEETILAMLGIIGTILNLIVIIFVYIYTTL, from the exons ATGAAGTCCCCACTGATTCCAGTAGGCGTCACCTCAATG GTTATCCTGAAGGGGACGATAAAGAAACTGGCCACCAAGATGGTAATCACTAGTGGAAATGAAGAAGATAAAGgcagtcaagaaaaggaaagcaaagaagaaaCCATCTTGGCGATGCTTGGAATTATTGGGACAATTCTGAACCTCATTGTGATCATTTTTGTGTATATTTACACAACGTTGTGA